A genomic segment from Gracilimonas sediminicola encodes:
- a CDS encoding DUF1501 domain-containing protein: MCKNDHHNPKLSHDRKGASLEDKEAHKHDHESWSRRSFLSTLGFGAIGSSMMLGGMPVSTFARSKFFNRLSRADNDRVLVLIQLSGGNDGLNTIIPVENDIYYQKRPTIGIRKQDSILLSDDIGMHPAMSNLQPFWGDGNMAVINNVGYSNTNRSHARATDIWTTGSGGGDVENTGWAGRFLVEDNPDFIMNPPEFPLGVRIGGSATLFQSEFGNLGVTFGGASQFTQFLEQGGFYDENNVPSNDFGDSLSFARKIANSSFKYLESIQEAADNASNMGEYPNSSLAQSLAVVARLIRGGLNTKLFLVSKGGFDTHNNQGGTDGGHANLLADIANSVNAFYADLGSDNLQNKALTMTFSEFGRTLDENSSNGTDHGSSAPVMVFGPVNGGLYGNHADLTNLDNSGDPVFSTDYRSVYTSILDDWFGLADEETGAVIDGSFNKLDFVDSTATVPTGIKNGGNGPTSFKLEQNYPNPFNPTTTLSFSLAKAADVKLRVYNIKGSLIRTIINERKSAGEYSIQFDAANLPSGTYLYKLETPSGTQTKKMTLIK; this comes from the coding sequence ATGTGTAAGAACGATCATCATAATCCGAAGTTATCCCACGACCGTAAAGGAGCCAGCCTTGAAGACAAGGAAGCTCACAAACATGATCATGAGAGCTGGAGCCGGCGAAGTTTCCTGAGTACGCTTGGCTTTGGCGCCATTGGTTCGTCTATGATGTTGGGAGGAATGCCGGTTAGTACCTTTGCCCGCTCCAAGTTTTTTAATCGCTTATCCCGAGCTGATAACGACCGCGTACTTGTGCTGATACAACTAAGCGGAGGAAATGACGGACTGAACACCATCATCCCGGTCGAAAATGATATTTATTACCAGAAACGTCCTACAATCGGCATTCGCAAGCAGGATTCTATTCTGCTGAGTGATGATATCGGAATGCACCCTGCCATGAGCAACCTTCAGCCGTTTTGGGGTGATGGCAATATGGCCGTAATCAATAATGTGGGTTATTCGAACACCAACCGCTCCCACGCCCGTGCAACCGATATCTGGACCACCGGAAGTGGTGGTGGCGACGTGGAGAATACCGGCTGGGCCGGACGATTCCTGGTGGAAGACAACCCCGATTTTATCATGAATCCTCCCGAATTCCCGCTGGGCGTCCGTATCGGTGGTTCGGCTACCCTTTTCCAGAGTGAATTTGGAAACCTGGGCGTTACCTTTGGCGGTGCCAGCCAGTTTACCCAATTCCTTGAGCAGGGCGGTTTTTATGATGAAAACAACGTGCCTTCAAATGATTTTGGTGATTCACTTTCCTTTGCCCGTAAAATTGCCAACTCCTCCTTCAAGTATCTCGAATCTATTCAGGAAGCGGCTGATAATGCCTCCAATATGGGTGAGTATCCGAATTCATCCCTTGCCCAGAGTCTTGCGGTGGTTGCGCGTTTAATCCGTGGCGGGTTAAATACCAAGTTGTTCCTGGTTTCCAAAGGCGGTTTTGATACGCATAATAATCAGGGCGGAACCGACGGCGGACACGCGAATTTACTGGCTGATATTGCCAACTCCGTGAACGCTTTTTATGCGGATCTTGGTAGTGATAACCTGCAAAACAAAGCTTTGACCATGACCTTTTCCGAGTTCGGCCGAACGCTGGATGAAAATTCATCCAATGGAACCGATCATGGCTCTTCAGCCCCGGTAATGGTGTTTGGACCTGTTAATGGCGGCCTTTACGGCAATCACGCCGATTTAACCAATTTGGATAACTCGGGCGACCCGGTATTCAGTACCGACTACCGTTCGGTGTACACTTCCATTCTGGACGACTGGTTTGGCCTGGCCGATGAGGAAACGGGTGCGGTAATTGACGGCTCTTTTAACAAGCTGGATTTTGTGGACTCTACGGCTACCGTTCCTACCGGAATTAAAAACGGAGGAAACGGCCCGACATCGTTTAAGCTGGAACAGAACTACCCGAATCCTTTCAACCCAACCACTACCCTTTCGTTTTCGCTGGCAAAAGCTGCTGATGTAAAACTTCGTGTTTATAACATTAAGGGAAGCCTGATTCGAACGATAATAAATGAAAGGAAATCAGCCGGAGAGTACAGCATCCAGTTCGATGCTGCCAACCTGCCCAGCGGTACCTACCTGTATAAACTTGAAACACCATCCGGTACTCAAACCAAAAAAATGACCTTAATCAAATGA
- a CDS encoding WG repeat-containing protein yields the protein MTYSAKQQLKPKLLSLLLIALFGIVLMTGCDLANSVVGNDDDKDNQKTIHPVLLNGEWGFISTSGNILMEPRFDFARDMSDGLAAIREGTLWGYVQSDPAQLVIEAQFTSAGDFEDGLAPVQLPGQLYGFIDETGSFVIEAQYDFAQPISEGKAAVRIDGLWGYINSDGSILVEPQYSDARPFSNGLAAVETFNGWIYIDEEGNESINPTFQISTAGEFVDGLAPIETAEGWGFINKSGSPEITPKFEEAGRFSQGLAWFREGDYIGFINKDEEIVIEPQFAEVKPFSENMAAIRLNNDWFYLNKSSKLISITEPFDQAESFINGIARVQIGNDDNIRYGYIDKKGEFIWYPTR from the coding sequence ATGACCTATTCAGCAAAACAACAATTGAAGCCCAAATTACTTTCGCTGCTGCTTATTGCCTTGTTTGGCATTGTGTTGATGACCGGTTGTGACCTGGCGAATTCAGTAGTTGGAAATGATGACGATAAAGACAATCAGAAAACCATTCACCCCGTATTGTTGAACGGAGAATGGGGATTTATTTCAACCTCAGGTAACATCCTTATGGAACCCCGGTTCGATTTCGCCAGAGATATGTCTGACGGACTCGCTGCGATACGTGAAGGTACTCTTTGGGGATATGTGCAATCCGATCCTGCCCAACTGGTAATAGAGGCTCAATTCACCAGTGCCGGTGATTTTGAAGACGGTCTTGCTCCCGTTCAGCTACCGGGACAGTTATATGGTTTTATCGATGAAACCGGCAGTTTTGTAATCGAAGCTCAGTACGATTTTGCCCAGCCTATTTCTGAAGGAAAAGCGGCCGTTCGCATAGACGGACTTTGGGGATATATCAATTCCGATGGCAGCATCCTTGTGGAGCCACAGTACAGCGATGCCCGTCCTTTTTCTAACGGACTGGCGGCTGTGGAAACCTTTAACGGCTGGATTTACATCGATGAAGAAGGCAATGAAAGCATCAATCCCACCTTCCAGATTTCAACAGCGGGAGAGTTTGTAGATGGCCTTGCCCCCATCGAAACGGCGGAAGGTTGGGGATTTATCAATAAATCCGGAAGCCCTGAAATCACTCCTAAATTTGAAGAAGCCGGACGCTTTTCCCAGGGCTTAGCCTGGTTCAGAGAAGGAGATTATATCGGCTTCATTAATAAAGACGAAGAAATTGTAATCGAGCCCCAGTTCGCTGAAGTAAAACCGTTCTCCGAAAACATGGCGGCCATACGCCTGAACAATGACTGGTTTTACCTGAACAAAAGCAGCAAGCTCATTTCCATAACCGAACCTTTTGATCAGGCCGAAAGCTTCATCAATGGTATTGCCCGCGTTCAAATTGGTAACGATGACAACATCCGGTATGGATACATCGACAAGAAAGGCGAATTCATTTGGTACCCAACCCGATAA